One segment of Desulfosudis oleivorans Hxd3 DNA contains the following:
- the rpsL gene encoding 30S ribosomal protein S12, which produces MPTINQLVRNGRKRATKKTTTPALKGAPQKRGVCVRVYTTTPKKPNSALRKVARVRLTTGIEVTAYIPGIGHNLQEHSVVLVRGGRVKDLPGVRYHIVRGTLDTLGVSDRKQGRSKYGTKRPK; this is translated from the coding sequence ATGCCTACGATTAATCAGCTGGTACGCAACGGAAGAAAGCGGGCAACCAAGAAGACAACCACCCCGGCACTGAAGGGGGCTCCCCAGAAGCGGGGGGTATGCGTGCGGGTGTATACCACCACGCCGAAGAAGCCGAACTCGGCTTTGCGTAAAGTGGCCAGGGTGCGGTTGACCACCGGTATTGAGGTCACTGCCTATATCCCGGGTATCGGCCACAACCTTCAGGAGCACTCGGTGGTGCTGGTTCGCGGCGGCCGCGTAAAGGACCTTCCGGGCGTTCGGTACCACATCGTACGGGGTACCCTGGACACCCTGGGCGTCAGTGACAGGAAGCAGGGCCGGTCCAAGTACGGCACAAAGAGACCCAAATAA
- the rpsG gene encoding 30S ribosomal protein S7: protein MPRKREVPVRPVLPDARYNSKLVSMFIHKLMRDGKKSTAESILYKAFDIINEKTGKAPLEVFEEALANVKPKLEVKSRRVGGSTYQVPTEIREARRLALAIRWMIGYARSRAEKGMDVKLAGELMDAAGQRGASVKKREDTHKMAEANKAFAHYRW from the coding sequence ATGCCTAGAAAAAGAGAAGTCCCGGTACGACCGGTGTTGCCGGATGCACGGTACAACAGCAAGCTGGTATCCATGTTTATTCACAAGCTGATGCGCGACGGCAAGAAAAGCACGGCGGAGTCCATACTCTACAAGGCGTTTGACATTATCAACGAGAAGACGGGCAAGGCGCCGCTGGAGGTGTTTGAAGAGGCCCTGGCCAATGTCAAGCCCAAGCTTGAGGTCAAGTCCAGGCGCGTGGGTGGTTCCACCTATCAGGTGCCCACTGAGATCCGGGAAGCCCGGCGGTTGGCCCTGGCCATCCGGTGGATGATCGGCTATGCCCGGAGCCGGGCCGAAAAGGGAATGGACGTGAAACTGGCCGGTGAGCTGATGGATGCGGCCGGGCAGCGGGGCGCTTCGGTCAAGAAACGGGAAGACACCCATAAGATGGCGGAGGCGAACAAGGCTTTTGCCCACTATCGGTGGTAG